The following are encoded in a window of Ferribacterium limneticum genomic DNA:
- the queG gene encoding tRNA epoxyqueuosine(34) reductase QueG — protein MHDQDSTVDYAALKEKIREAGKELGFAAVGVARAEPGPAVEKMREWLAAGCHGEMDYMARHAELRADPQQLHPGTITVISAAIDYLPHTKTADQPDQAAISRYAQGRDYHKLIRTRLQKLADAITDLTGPFGYRVFSDSAPVMEVEFARQAGLGWRGKHTLLLSKQGSWRFLGDIYTDLPLPPDEPVDEHCGTCTACLNACPTGAIVAPYQVDARRCISYLTIELAGPIPEEFRPLIGNRIYGCDDCQLCCPWNRFAQLGDPEFSPRHGLDTATLIELFNWTEAEFNQRLAGNPIRRIGHERWLRNIAVALGNGAATVNRKKALKMKLDHPSALVREHVEWALTRLEP, from the coding sequence ATGCACGATCAGGACTCCACGGTGGATTACGCGGCGCTCAAGGAAAAAATCCGCGAGGCCGGCAAGGAACTCGGCTTTGCTGCCGTTGGCGTGGCACGGGCCGAACCCGGCCCCGCCGTCGAAAAGATGCGGGAATGGCTGGCGGCCGGCTGCCACGGCGAGATGGATTATATGGCCCGCCATGCCGAATTGCGTGCCGACCCGCAGCAACTGCATCCGGGAACGATCACCGTGATCAGTGCGGCGATCGACTACCTGCCGCATACCAAAACAGCCGACCAGCCAGACCAGGCGGCGATTTCTCGCTACGCCCAGGGGCGCGATTACCACAAGCTGATTCGCACCCGGCTACAGAAACTAGCCGATGCCATTACCGACCTGACCGGGCCGTTCGGCTACCGCGTCTTTTCCGATTCGGCACCGGTCATGGAAGTCGAATTCGCCCGTCAGGCCGGCCTTGGCTGGCGCGGCAAGCACACGCTGCTGCTCTCCAAGCAAGGCTCCTGGCGCTTTCTCGGCGACATCTACACCGACCTCCCGCTACCGCCCGATGAACCTGTCGATGAGCACTGCGGCACCTGCACGGCCTGCCTCAACGCCTGCCCGACCGGGGCCATTGTTGCGCCATATCAGGTCGATGCCCGGCGCTGCATCAGCTACCTGACCATCGAACTGGCCGGCCCGATTCCCGAAGAATTCCGCCCGTTGATCGGCAACCGGATTTACGGCTGCGACGACTGCCAGCTGTGCTGCCCGTGGAACCGCTTTGCCCAGCTCGGCGACCCGGAGTTTTCGCCGCGCCACGGGCTCGATACGGCGACGCTGATCGAGCTGTTCAACTGGACGGAAGCGGAATTCAACCAGCGGCTGGCCGGCAATCCGATCCGCCGCATCGGGCATGAGCGCTGGCTGCGCAATATCGCCGTGGCGCTCGGCAACGGAGCTGCCACGGTCAACCGGAAAAAAGCGCTAAAAATGAAATTGGACCATCCATCGGCGCTGGTCCGCGAGCACGTCGAATGGGCGCTTACTCGGCTGGAACCTTGA
- a CDS encoding sulfurtransferase — translation MSFTTLVDVATLQAHIDDPAWLVVDVRHQLADTGYGERVYAESHIPGAVFLHCDRDLSGSMTGCNGRHPLPDPEKLAQRLGEIGIGATTQVVVYDDAQGMIAGRLWWLLRWLGHDSVALLDGGLQAWQAAGGALTKVVPTLAPRVFIPLAQDHLVEADYVLERIETPHMRLVDGRGPDRFRGENETIDPVGGHIPGAVNRFFKDNLLPDGRFKPAAELRAEWLAILAGSPPDLVVHQCGSGVSACLNMVAMEIAGLPGSRLYAGSWSEWCADAGRPVAR, via the coding sequence ATGAGTTTTACCACGCTGGTCGATGTCGCGACGCTGCAGGCGCATATCGACGACCCAGCCTGGCTGGTCGTCGATGTCCGCCACCAGCTGGCCGATACCGGCTACGGCGAGCGCGTTTACGCCGAGAGCCACATTCCCGGCGCTGTCTTCCTGCATTGTGACCGCGACCTCTCTGGGTCGATGACCGGCTGCAATGGCCGCCATCCGCTGCCCGATCCGGAAAAACTGGCGCAACGGCTGGGCGAAATCGGCATTGGGGCGACGACGCAAGTCGTGGTCTACGACGACGCCCAAGGCATGATTGCCGGGCGTCTGTGGTGGCTGCTGCGCTGGTTGGGTCATGACAGCGTGGCCTTGCTTGATGGCGGTTTGCAGGCCTGGCAGGCGGCCGGTGGTGCGCTGACCAAGGTCGTGCCGACCTTGGCGCCGCGCGTTTTCATCCCCTTGGCGCAGGATCATCTGGTTGAAGCCGACTACGTACTGGAGCGCATCGAAACACCGCACATGCGTCTGGTTGACGGGCGCGGCCCCGACCGTTTCCGCGGCGAGAACGAAACCATCGATCCGGTCGGCGGCCACATCCCCGGTGCGGTCAATCGTTTCTTCAAGGACAACCTGCTGCCCGACGGCCGTTTCAAGCCGGCCGCCGAACTGCGCGCCGAATGGCTGGCCATCCTGGCTGGTTCGCCGCCCGATCTGGTTGTCCATCAATGTGGCTCGGGCGTTTCCGCCTGCCTCAACATGGTCGCCATGGAAATCGCCGGCCTGCCTGGTTCGCGCCTCTATGCCGGCTCGTGGAGCGAGTGGTGCGCCGACGCGGGACGCCCGGTGGCGCGCTGA
- a CDS encoding SpoIIAA family protein — protein sequence MIVIDHQPSRVSVAVFGEFTLADYKEFEEVVNFKVQFEGPVDLCFDLTQMAGLTLDVAWEEIKFSRAHANDFKRVAVVTDSQWVTWSAWLSQTFVKADVEVFDNADEAKSWLEATPA from the coding sequence ATGATCGTCATCGACCACCAACCGAGCCGTGTCAGCGTGGCCGTGTTCGGCGAATTCACTTTGGCCGATTACAAGGAGTTTGAAGAAGTCGTCAATTTCAAGGTCCAGTTTGAAGGCCCGGTTGATCTCTGCTTCGACCTGACCCAGATGGCCGGCTTGACGCTCGATGTGGCCTGGGAGGAGATCAAGTTCTCGCGCGCCCATGCCAACGACTTCAAGCGTGTCGCCGTCGTTACCGACAGCCAGTGGGTAACGTGGAGTGCCTGGCTGTCGCAGACCTTCGTCAAAGCTGACGTCGAAGTCTTCGACAATGCTGACGAAGCCAAGTCCTGGCTGGAGGCGACGCCGGCATGA
- a CDS encoding DMT family transporter, which translates to MQSLWMIAASFLFACMGVCVKFAAQTHSAVEITFYRSFISLILMFGLVRLNGVPLATPHLRWQVTRGAVGFVALFAYFYAITLLPLATAVTLNYTSAIFLALYLGFAGMQLRKGIMGALVLGLVGVVLLLKPTMHADQLVGGLIGLGSGVMAGMAYFSVRELGARGEPEMRTVFYFSLVSSVGAGSWLLFSDIHAVDLKSGLLLLGVASFATAAQLAMTRAYTRGKTLMSAALAYSTVIFSSLFGMAFWGEVLDASAWAAIGLIILSGIAATHFSRASPVEQD; encoded by the coding sequence ATGCAATCCCTGTGGATGATCGCCGCCAGTTTCCTGTTCGCCTGCATGGGCGTCTGCGTCAAGTTTGCCGCGCAGACTCATTCGGCCGTGGAGATCACCTTTTACCGCAGCTTCATCTCGCTGATCCTGATGTTCGGGCTGGTTCGCCTGAACGGCGTGCCGCTCGCCACGCCGCATTTGCGCTGGCAGGTGACGCGTGGCGCCGTCGGCTTCGTCGCCCTGTTCGCCTATTTCTACGCCATTACGCTGCTGCCGCTGGCGACGGCCGTGACGCTCAACTACACCTCGGCCATCTTCCTGGCGCTTTACCTCGGCTTTGCCGGCATGCAGCTGCGCAAGGGCATCATGGGCGCGCTGGTCTTGGGGCTGGTCGGCGTGGTGCTGCTGCTCAAACCAACCATGCATGCCGACCAGCTGGTCGGCGGCCTGATCGGCCTCGGTTCCGGCGTCATGGCCGGCATGGCCTATTTCAGCGTGCGCGAACTCGGGGCGCGCGGCGAGCCGGAAATGCGCACGGTGTTCTATTTTTCACTGGTCTCGTCGGTCGGCGCCGGCAGCTGGCTGCTGTTCAGCGACATCCATGCCGTCGACCTGAAGAGTGGCCTGCTTCTGCTCGGTGTCGCCAGCTTCGCCACGGCCGCCCAACTGGCCATGACGCGTGCCTACACGCGCGGCAAAACGCTGATGTCGGCGGCGCTGGCTTACAGCACAGTGATCTTTTCCAGCCTGTTCGGCATGGCCTTCTGGGGCGAGGTGCTCGATGCCTCGGCGTGGGCGGCGATCGGCCTGATTATTCTGTCCGGCATCGCAGCCACGCACTTTTCCCGCGCCAGCCCGGTCGAACAGGATTAA
- a CDS encoding aromatic ring-hydroxylating oxygenase subunit alpha: MSDLATLSRLAPAVSQLPVDWYFDEKIFELEKKLIFDAGPGYVGHQLMVPNAGDYRSLEWKDHGQMLLNGGNEGPNAGNWQMSNVCRHRQAIMLQGSGTLNGPIVCPIHRWTYDQGGVLIGAPHFPQNPCLNLNKARLESWNGLLFKGPRSANADLAGMKVAPELDFTGYKLDHVEMHECNYNWKTFIEVYLEDYHVAPYHPGLGNFVTCDDLTWQFGDWYSVQRVGITSLQKSGSRAYERWQKAVLDIYGTEGKTPEHGAIWLTYFPNIMVEWYPHVLVVSTLIPQGVNKTLNVVEFYYPEDIVDFERDFIEAERAAYMETAIEDDDIGERMDRGRYALMKEGRSEVGPYQSPMEDGMQHFHEFYRRIMQSAIETR, encoded by the coding sequence ATGTCCGACTTGGCGACTCTGTCCCGGTTGGCCCCTGCAGTTTCCCAACTGCCGGTGGACTGGTATTTCGACGAGAAGATTTTTGAGCTGGAGAAAAAGCTCATCTTCGATGCCGGTCCGGGCTATGTCGGTCACCAGCTCATGGTGCCGAACGCGGGGGATTACCGTTCGCTCGAGTGGAAGGACCACGGCCAGATGCTGCTCAACGGCGGCAACGAAGGACCGAATGCCGGCAACTGGCAGATGTCGAACGTCTGCCGCCATCGTCAGGCGATCATGCTGCAGGGTTCGGGCACGCTGAACGGGCCGATCGTCTGCCCGATTCACCGGTGGACTTACGACCAGGGCGGCGTCCTGATCGGTGCGCCGCATTTTCCGCAAAATCCCTGTCTCAACCTGAACAAGGCCAGGCTGGAAAGCTGGAACGGTCTGCTCTTCAAGGGGCCGCGTTCGGCCAATGCCGATCTGGCCGGCATGAAAGTCGCGCCGGAGCTCGATTTCACCGGCTACAAGCTCGATCACGTCGAGATGCACGAGTGCAATTACAACTGGAAGACCTTCATTGAGGTCTATCTGGAGGATTACCACGTTGCTCCTTACCACCCGGGCCTTGGCAATTTCGTCACCTGCGACGACCTGACCTGGCAATTCGGCGACTGGTATTCGGTGCAGCGCGTTGGCATCACCTCGCTGCAGAAATCCGGTTCCAGGGCTTACGAGCGCTGGCAGAAGGCGGTCCTCGATATTTACGGGACGGAAGGCAAGACGCCCGAGCATGGCGCCATCTGGCTGACCTACTTCCCGAACATCATGGTCGAGTGGTATCCGCACGTGCTGGTCGTGTCGACGCTGATTCCGCAAGGTGTGAACAAGACGCTCAATGTCGTCGAGTTCTACTACCCGGAGGATATCGTCGATTTCGAGCGCGATTTCATTGAAGCCGAACGCGCCGCCTACATGGAAACGGCCATCGAGGACGACGACATCGGTGAGCGCATGGACCGCGGTCGCTACGCGCTCATGAAGGAAGGGCGGAGCGAAGTCGGGCCGTATCAAAGCCCGATGGAGGACGGCATGCAGCACTTCCACGAGTTCTATCGGCGGATCATGCAGTCGGCCATCGAGACGCGCTGA
- the xseB gene encoding exodeoxyribonuclease VII small subunit, producing MATKPIADMKFETALAELENIVSSMEGGKLELEASIAAYKRGMELMKHCQAQLANAEEQIRILENGEFKDVDRKTLEAQ from the coding sequence ATGGCCACAAAGCCCATCGCCGACATGAAATTCGAGACGGCCCTCGCCGAACTCGAAAACATCGTTTCCAGCATGGAAGGCGGCAAACTCGAGCTCGAAGCCTCCATCGCCGCCTACAAGCGCGGCATGGAACTGATGAAGCACTGCCAGGCCCAGCTCGCCAACGCCGAAGAGCAAATCCGCATCCTCGAAAACGGCGAATTCAAGGACGTCGACCGCAAGACGCTGGAGGCGCAATGA
- a CDS encoding polyprenyl synthetase family protein → MSAIPFAEWMAVTQDRAETALARFLPGSDSIPARLHDAMRYASLGGGKRVRPLLAHAAGQLTGATPETLDIVASAVEMIHAYSLVHDDLPCMDDDVLRRGRPTCHVEFDEPTALLVGDSLQTVAFELLASQPIGEPKQQLEMIALLAHASGSRGMAGGQAIDLASVGKPLNQPELELMHALKTGALIRAAVLLGALAGQPLLAEERTNLDRFAKRAGLLFQVVDDILDCTASTATLGKTAGKDEAADKPTYVSLLGLEAARAYADELRSDALDALSIFGERAARLTQLADFICHRQF, encoded by the coding sequence ATGAGCGCCATCCCGTTTGCCGAATGGATGGCCGTCACCCAGGACCGCGCCGAAACCGCCCTCGCCCGCTTCCTGCCGGGCAGTGACAGCATCCCCGCCCGCCTGCACGACGCCATGCGCTACGCCTCGCTGGGTGGGGGCAAACGCGTCCGCCCGCTGCTCGCCCACGCCGCCGGCCAGTTGACCGGCGCCACGCCGGAAACGCTCGACATCGTCGCCAGCGCCGTTGAAATGATCCACGCCTATTCGCTGGTCCATGACGACCTGCCGTGCATGGACGACGACGTCCTGCGCCGCGGCCGGCCGACCTGCCACGTCGAATTCGACGAACCGACCGCCCTGCTCGTCGGCGACAGCCTGCAAACCGTGGCCTTTGAACTGCTCGCCAGCCAGCCCATCGGCGAGCCGAAACAGCAACTCGAGATGATCGCCCTGCTCGCCCACGCCAGCGGTTCGCGCGGCATGGCCGGCGGTCAGGCCATTGACCTCGCCTCGGTCGGCAAGCCCTTGAACCAGCCCGAGCTGGAACTCATGCACGCCCTGAAGACCGGCGCCCTGATCCGCGCCGCCGTGCTCCTCGGCGCCCTGGCCGGCCAGCCGCTGTTGGCCGAGGAGCGCACCAACCTCGACCGCTTCGCCAAACGTGCCGGCCTGCTCTTTCAGGTCGTCGACGACATCCTCGACTGCACGGCAAGCACCGCCACCCTCGGCAAGACCGCCGGCAAGGACGAAGCCGCCGACAAACCAACCTACGTCAGCCTGCTCGGTCTCGAAGCCGCTCGCGCCTACGCCGACGAACTGCGCAGCGACGCTCTCGACGCCCTCTCCATTTTCGGCGAACGGGCAGCTCGCCTGACCCAGCTGGCCGACTTCATCTGCCATCGGCAATTCTAA
- the dxs gene encoding 1-deoxy-D-xylulose-5-phosphate synthase: MTASRLLESINSPADLRRLDRKQLPQLATELRAFLIDSVSKTGGHLSSNLGTVELTIALHAIFNTPEDRLVWDVGHQCYAHKVLTGRREGMSTLRMHGGVSGFPKRAESQYDTFGVGHSSTSISAALGMALAAKHKGEDRKTIAIIGDGAMSAGMAFEAMNNVGVADTDMLVILNDNEMSISPPVGALNNILTRLTSSKTYNAAREAGRHMLGFAPPLLELARRAEEHVKGMIAPGTLFEEFGFHYYGPIDGHDLDALIPTLENLKKLKGPKFLHVITKKGQGYKLAENDPILYHGVGKFAACDGIQSAKGPAKLTYTQVFGDWLCDMAKADSRLVAITPAMREGSGMVRFSAEFADRYFDVGIAEQHAVTFAAGLACEGLKPVVAIYSTFLQRGYDQLVHDVALQNLPVVFAVDRGGLVGADGPTHHGTFDLSFVTCIPNMVVMAPADEAECRQMLSTAYGLDCPSMVRYPRGGGTGKIPHCSLDTLPVGKGEIRRQGKAVALLAFGSLVPAAVAAGEELDATVANMRFVKPLDVELIVELAGNHSLLVSVEENAVIGGAGSEIERVLAERGLNVPVLRLGLPDRFIDHGEQGQLLAELGLDKDGIVRAVRTRTTPQ, translated from the coding sequence ATGACCGCTTCCCGCCTGCTTGAAAGCATCAACAGCCCGGCCGACCTGCGCCGCCTGGACCGCAAGCAGTTGCCGCAACTGGCGACCGAGCTGCGCGCCTTCCTCATCGACTCCGTCTCGAAAACCGGCGGCCACCTGTCGTCCAACCTCGGCACCGTCGAGCTGACCATCGCCCTGCACGCCATCTTCAACACGCCAGAAGACCGGCTGGTCTGGGACGTCGGCCACCAGTGCTACGCCCACAAGGTACTGACCGGCCGCCGCGAAGGCATGAGCACGCTGCGCATGCATGGCGGCGTTTCCGGCTTCCCGAAACGCGCCGAGAGCCAGTACGACACCTTCGGCGTCGGCCATTCGTCGACCTCCATCTCCGCCGCGCTCGGCATGGCGCTGGCCGCCAAGCACAAGGGCGAAGACCGCAAAACCATCGCCATCATCGGCGACGGCGCGATGTCGGCCGGCATGGCCTTCGAAGCCATGAACAATGTCGGCGTCGCCGACACCGACATGCTGGTCATCCTCAATGACAACGAAATGTCGATCTCGCCGCCGGTCGGCGCGCTCAACAACATCCTGACCCGCCTGACCTCGAGCAAGACCTACAACGCTGCCCGCGAAGCCGGCCGCCACATGCTCGGCTTCGCCCCGCCGCTACTCGAACTGGCGCGCCGCGCCGAAGAGCACGTCAAGGGCATGATCGCCCCGGGCACGCTGTTCGAGGAATTCGGCTTCCACTACTACGGCCCGATCGACGGCCACGACCTCGACGCCCTGATCCCGACGCTGGAAAACCTCAAGAAGCTCAAGGGCCCGAAGTTCCTGCACGTCATCACGAAGAAGGGCCAAGGCTACAAGCTGGCCGAAAACGACCCGATTCTTTACCACGGCGTCGGCAAGTTCGCCGCCTGCGATGGCATCCAGTCGGCCAAGGGGCCGGCCAAGCTGACCTACACGCAGGTTTTCGGCGACTGGCTGTGCGACATGGCCAAGGCCGACTCACGCCTTGTCGCCATCACCCCAGCCATGCGCGAGGGTTCGGGCATGGTGCGCTTTTCGGCCGAATTCGCCGACCGCTACTTCGATGTCGGCATCGCCGAACAGCACGCCGTGACCTTCGCCGCCGGCCTGGCCTGCGAAGGCCTGAAACCGGTCGTCGCCATCTACTCGACCTTCCTGCAGCGTGGTTACGACCAACTGGTGCATGACGTTGCCCTGCAGAACCTGCCGGTCGTTTTCGCGGTCGACCGAGGCGGTTTGGTCGGCGCTGACGGCCCGACGCACCACGGCACATTCGACCTCTCCTTCGTCACCTGCATCCCGAACATGGTCGTCATGGCCCCTGCCGATGAAGCCGAATGCCGCCAGATGCTGTCCACCGCCTATGGGCTGGATTGCCCGAGCATGGTCCGTTATCCGCGCGGCGGCGGGACCGGGAAAATACCGCACTGCAGTCTCGACACCTTGCCCGTCGGCAAGGGCGAAATTCGCCGCCAGGGCAAGGCTGTCGCCCTGCTCGCCTTTGGCAGCCTGGTGCCTGCCGCTGTCGCCGCTGGCGAGGAACTCGACGCCACCGTGGCCAATATGCGCTTCGTCAAACCGCTCGACGTCGAGCTGATTGTCGAACTCGCCGGGAACCATTCGCTGCTTGTCAGCGTCGAAGAGAACGCTGTGATCGGCGGCGCCGGCTCGGAAATCGAGCGGGTTCTGGCGGAACGCGGACTGAATGTGCCGGTGCTTCGCCTTGGCCTGCCCGACCGCTTCATCGATCACGGCGAACAAGGACAATTGCTGGCCGAACTCGGCCTCGACAAGGACGGCATCGTACGTGCAGTACGGACCCGGACCACCCCACAATAA
- the folE2 gene encoding GTP cyclohydrolase FolE2, whose protein sequence is MNAPNTPIPDVQNSADTRHIAINKVGIKSIRHPIKVQDKSTGVQHTIAMFNMYVGLPHNFKGTHMSRFVEILNSHEREISVENFPVMLRDMVAKLEAETGHIEMNFPYFINKTAPISGVQSLMDYDVTFIGDICNGEIVTSTKVVVPVTSLCPCSKKISEYGAHNQRSHVTVTARTNDFVWIEEIVQLVEEEASCELFGLLKRPDEKYVTERAYDNPKFVEDMVRDVAARLNAEPRVDAYVVESENFESIHNHSAYALIENDKKNPGTHCAS, encoded by the coding sequence ATGAACGCCCCGAACACCCCTATCCCCGATGTCCAGAATTCGGCCGACACGCGCCACATAGCGATCAACAAGGTTGGCATCAAATCGATCCGCCACCCGATCAAGGTCCAGGACAAATCGACCGGCGTCCAGCACACCATCGCCATGTTCAACATGTACGTCGGCCTGCCGCACAACTTCAAGGGCACCCACATGTCGCGCTTTGTGGAGATCCTGAACAGCCACGAGCGTGAAATCTCGGTCGAAAATTTCCCGGTCATGCTGCGCGACATGGTCGCCAAGCTCGAAGCCGAAACCGGCCATATCGAGATGAACTTCCCCTACTTCATCAACAAGACCGCCCCGATCTCCGGCGTGCAGAGCCTGATGGACTACGACGTCACCTTCATCGGCGACATTTGCAATGGCGAGATCGTCACCTCGACCAAGGTCGTCGTGCCGGTGACCAGCCTGTGCCCGTGCTCCAAGAAAATCTCCGAGTACGGCGCCCACAACCAGCGCTCGCACGTTACCGTCACGGCCCGCACCAACGACTTCGTCTGGATCGAGGAAATCGTCCAGCTCGTTGAAGAGGAAGCCTCCTGCGAACTGTTCGGCCTGCTCAAGCGCCCGGACGAGAAATACGTCACCGAGCGCGCCTACGACAATCCCAAGTTCGTCGAAGACATGGTCCGCGATGTCGCTGCCCGCCTCAACGCCGAGCCGCGTGTCGATGCCTACGTGGTTGAATCCGAGAATTTCGAGTCGATCCACAACCATTCGGCTTACGCCCTGATCGAGAACGACAAGAAAAATCCTGGCACACACTGCGCGAGCTGA
- the rplS gene encoding 50S ribosomal protein L19, with amino-acid sequence MNLIEQLEKEEIARLDKTIPDFAPGDTIVVQVKVKEGNRERLQAYEGVVIAKRNRGLNSAFTVRKISSGEGVERTFQTYSPLVASVEVKRRGDVRRAKLYYLRERSGKSARIKEKLVRKEKPVAAA; translated from the coding sequence ATGAACCTGATTGAACAGTTGGAAAAAGAAGAAATTGCTCGTCTGGACAAGACTATTCCTGACTTCGCACCGGGCGACACCATCGTCGTGCAAGTGAAGGTCAAGGAAGGTAACCGCGAGCGTCTGCAGGCTTACGAAGGCGTTGTTATCGCCAAGCGTAACCGCGGCCTGAACTCTGCATTCACCGTGCGCAAGATCTCGTCCGGTGAAGGCGTCGAGCGTACTTTCCAGACCTATTCGCCGCTGGTCGCTTCCGTTGAAGTGAAGCGTCGTGGTGATGTCCGCCGCGCCAAGCTGTACTACCTGCGCGAGCGTTCTGGCAAGTCGGCACGGATCAAGGAAAAGCTGGTCCGCAAGGAAAAGCCGGTCGCTGCTGCTTAA
- the trmD gene encoding tRNA (guanosine(37)-N1)-methyltransferase TrmD — protein MFAAVTESGITRRALEEQRWVWQGWNPRDFAENTWRRVDDRPFGGGPGMLMQPGPLEKAIAAAKAQQREVGLAKSRVIYLSPQGAPLTHERVMQLATGDEGLILLCGRYEGIDERLIERCVDEEISIGDFVLSGGELPAMALIDAVVRQLPGVLGDAASAAEDSFVGGLLDCPHYTRPEIYEGEAVPAVLLSGDHKKIRRWRLKQSLARTRKRRPDLLAHRSLTAEETQLLTEISGEEQCGE, from the coding sequence ATGTTTGCGGCGGTAACGGAAAGTGGCATTACCCGTCGGGCGCTGGAAGAGCAGCGCTGGGTGTGGCAAGGCTGGAATCCTCGGGATTTCGCCGAGAACACCTGGCGACGGGTCGATGATCGTCCTTTCGGCGGCGGGCCGGGCATGCTGATGCAGCCGGGGCCGCTGGAGAAGGCGATTGCTGCGGCCAAGGCGCAGCAGCGTGAGGTTGGGCTGGCCAAGAGCCGGGTTATCTACCTCTCGCCGCAGGGGGCGCCGCTCACCCACGAACGGGTGATGCAGTTGGCGACCGGCGATGAAGGGCTGATCCTTCTTTGTGGTCGCTATGAAGGGATTGACGAGCGGCTGATCGAGCGCTGTGTCGATGAAGAAATTTCGATCGGAGATTTTGTGCTCTCCGGTGGCGAGTTGCCGGCGATGGCCTTGATTGATGCCGTTGTCCGCCAGTTGCCGGGAGTGCTCGGAGATGCCGCTTCGGCGGCGGAAGATTCGTTTGTCGGTGGTTTGCTGGATTGTCCGCACTACACCCGCCCGGAAATTTACGAGGGCGAGGCGGTGCCAGCGGTTCTGCTTTCAGGAGACCACAAAAAGATTCGACGCTGGCGGCTTAAACAGTCGCTGGCCCGAACCCGGAAGCGCCGGCCGGATTTACTGGCGCACCGCAGTTTGACTGCGGAAGAAACGCAACTACTCACGGAAATTTCCGGAGAGGAGCAATGCGGTGAGTAA
- the rimM gene encoding ribosome maturation factor RimM (Essential for efficient processing of 16S rRNA), which yields MTSSDIVVLGRLADPYGVQGWLWLYPFGDDPLAWAEMPVWWIAREGERWRECRLKSIKAHGNGVVVLLDGVADRSAAEAMKGILVGAPREALPTTEKNEFYWTDLIGLDVINTADERLGKVVGLIETGANAVLRVMGDDQIERLLPFVSAVVLTVEKEAGQIRVEWGSDW from the coding sequence TTGACCAGCAGCGATATCGTCGTACTGGGTCGGCTGGCCGACCCTTACGGTGTTCAGGGCTGGCTTTGGTTGTACCCCTTCGGGGATGATCCGCTGGCCTGGGCTGAAATGCCCGTCTGGTGGATTGCCAGAGAAGGCGAGCGGTGGCGCGAATGCAGGCTGAAAAGCATAAAAGCCCACGGTAACGGTGTGGTGGTGCTGTTGGATGGCGTTGCTGATCGTTCTGCCGCTGAAGCGATGAAGGGTATTTTGGTCGGGGCGCCGCGCGAAGCGTTGCCCACGACTGAAAAGAATGAGTTTTACTGGACCGATCTGATCGGTCTGGATGTCATCAATACCGCTGATGAGCGGCTCGGCAAGGTGGTCGGGCTGATCGAAACCGGGGCCAATGCCGTTTTGCGCGTCATGGGCGATGACCAGATCGAGCGCCTTTTGCCGTTTGTTTCGGCTGTGGTGCTGACTGTCGAGAAGGAAGCCGGGCAGATTCGAGTGGAGTGGGGCAGCGACTGGTGA
- the rpsP gene encoding 30S ribosomal protein S16, whose protein sequence is MVVIRLARGGAKKRPFYNMVVTDSRNRRDGRFVERVGFYNPVASGNAESLRISVDRLAYWQSNGAQLSPTVARLVKQHAAQQAA, encoded by the coding sequence ATGGTTGTTATCCGTCTTGCCCGTGGTGGCGCCAAGAAGCGCCCGTTCTACAACATGGTTGTTACCGATTCCCGCAATCGTCGTGACGGCCGTTTCGTTGAGCGTGTCGGCTTCTACAACCCGGTTGCTTCCGGCAATGCAGAATCGCTGCGTATTTCCGTCGATCGTCTGGCCTACTGGCAGAGCAATGGCGCCCAGCTGTCGCCGACCGTTGCCCGTCTGGTCAAGCAGCACGCTGCCCAGCAAGCCGCCTAA